The sequence GTATACAAAGAACTTTGCAAATTAGGAAATTTTACTGTAAAAAAAGATACTAAAATAAGAACTAAGAAAAATCAAGGGATAATCCCAACTCTTATGGACACAATCTCATCTATAATGGCTCCTGTAATCCCAGCAATAATAGGGGCAGCTATGTTAAAGGTATTACTTACACTTTTAACAATGGCTAATCTTATAGATACAACAGGGGAAACTTATGCTATATTAAATGTAATAGGAGATGGAGCTTTCTTCTTCATGCCTGTTCTTATAGCTATGTCAGCAGCTAATAAGTTTAATACAAACCCTTATTATGCTGTGAGTATTGCTTTAGTTTTATTACACCCTGGGTTTATAAAGATTATGGATATGGCAAAAGCTAGTGGAGAGAATATCCATTTCCTAAATATAATTCCAGTTGTTACAAGTAACTATTCATACTCAGTAATCCCTATTATTTTAGGAGTGTGGGCATTATCTTATGTAGAGCCGATAGTAGATAAAGTAACTCCTGCTATCACTAAAAACTTCTTAAAACCACTATTAGTTATGCTAGTAATCATGCCTATTACAATAGTTGTTTTAGGACCACTAGGGGCAATTTTAGGAGATTTATTATCTAAGGTAATCTACAAATTCTATGATATCTTTGGATTTGTAGCTGTGGGAATAATAGGTGGAGTTTATCCATTTATAGTTATGGCTGGAATGCACCATGCATTTACACCAATTAAATTGGGAATACTAGCAACAGTTGGATATGAGGCTTTCATCTGTATAGGAGAGTTAGCTTCTAACCTAGCTCAAGGTGGAGCCGCTCTAGCTGTAGCTGTAAAGAGTAAAAATAGAGATTTCAAACAGATAGCTGGTTCTTCTGCTTTTTCAGCAATAGTAGCTGGTATTACAGAGCCTGCACTATATGGAGTAAATGTTAGACTAAAAAGACCTATGATAGGAGCTTGTTGTGGAGCAATAGCTGGAGGACTTTTTGGTGGATTTATGCAAATGAAATGTTTTGGTATAGCTACACCATCTTTTGTAACAGTAGTTCAATATGTAGAGCCAGGTAGAAGTTTTAGTATCTTTATAGCTCTATTGACTATGCTAATAGCTGTAATAGTTTCTTTCATAGTTACATATGCAATAGGATTTGAAGATATTGTATATGAAGATGAAGAAGAGAGAATTTTAGAGCGTGCTGAAACATTAGATAAAGAGAGTTTATAGGAAGAGGTGTAAATATGTATAAATTTCCAAAGGATTTTTTATGGGGAAGTGCTTCTGCTGCCTATCAAATAGAGGGAGCACACGATGTAGATGGAAAGGGAGTTTCTAACTGGGATGAGTTTGTAAAGATTCCTGGAAAAACATTTAAAGGGACAACTGGAGATGTAGCTGTTGACCACTACCATCGTTACAAAGAGGATATTGCTCTAATGGCTGAGCAAGGGCTTAAAACATATAGATTTTCAATAGCTTGGACAAGAATATTCCCAAATGGAAAGGGAGAGATAAATCAAAAGGGAATAGAGTTTTATCAAAACATAATTGATGAGTGTTTAAAATATGGTATTGAACCAATGGTAACAATCTTCCACTGGGATTTACCACAAGCTCTAGTAAATGAGTATGGAGGATTTGAAAATATTCAAATAGTAGATGATTTTGTAAATTATGCTACAACTCTATTTAAGGTATTTGGTAAAAGTGTAAAATATTGGATAACTCTAAATGAGCAAAATATATTTACATCACTAGGTTGGCTTACAGCTCAGCACCCACCTGGAAAATTTGATGACCAAAAAACATTCTATCAAGTAAATCATCACGCTTTTTTAGCTCATGCAAAGACTGTATTAGCTTATCGTGAATTAGGATTTACAGGTAAGATAGGGGCAAGTTTTGCTTATACTCCTAGCTATGCACTAGACTGTAATCCTATAAATGCTATGTCAAAGATGAACTATGATGATTTAAAAAATTATTGGTGGCTTGATGTGTATGCATATGGAGAGTATCCAAGAGCTGCTATGAGATATCTAGAGAAAAAAGGTGTAGCTCCTATGGTAACAGAAGAGGAGAAGAGAGTATTAAAACTAGCTGCTCAAGAGATTGATTTTATGGGAGTAAACTACTATCAAAGCTGTGTGTGTGAATATAATCCATTAGATGGAGTTACTCCATATGGTGTGATGAATACTACTGGAAAGAAAGGTTCTGGACAAGTGGTGGGAATCCCTGGAGTATATAAAAATCCAGCTAACCAATTTTTAAAGACAACAGATTGGGACTGGACTATTGATCCTATGGGATTGACATTCCTATGTAAAGAGATAACAAGTAGATATAGACTTCCAATAATGATATCTGAAAATGGATTAGGGGCTTTTGATAAGTTAGAAGAGGACAACTCTATACACGATGCTTATAGAATAGAGTATATAAAAGAGCATCTAAAAGCTTTAGCTGTGGCTATTGACGAAGGTTGTGAGGTACTAGCTTACTGTACTTGGTCTTTTACTGACTTACTAAGTTGGTTAAATGGATATCAAAAGAGATATGGATTTGTCTATGTAGATAGAAATGAGGAGTCTGGAAGCTTAGACAGATATAAAAAAGATAGCTTTTA comes from Fusobacterium necrogenes and encodes:
- a CDS encoding PTS transporter subunit EIIC, with the translated sequence MSYTELASKILEKVGGAENVNDVVHCMTRLRFDLKDFSLLDDEGLQKTRGVVGTVQKSGQYQVIIGNEVAYVYKELCKLGNFTVKKDTKIRTKKNQGIIPTLMDTISSIMAPVIPAIIGAAMLKVLLTLLTMANLIDTTGETYAILNVIGDGAFFFMPVLIAMSAANKFNTNPYYAVSIALVLLHPGFIKIMDMAKASGENIHFLNIIPVVTSNYSYSVIPIILGVWALSYVEPIVDKVTPAITKNFLKPLLVMLVIMPITIVVLGPLGAILGDLLSKVIYKFYDIFGFVAVGIIGGVYPFIVMAGMHHAFTPIKLGILATVGYEAFICIGELASNLAQGGAALAVAVKSKNRDFKQIAGSSAFSAIVAGITEPALYGVNVRLKRPMIGACCGAIAGGLFGGFMQMKCFGIATPSFVTVVQYVEPGRSFSIFIALLTMLIAVIVSFIVTYAIGFEDIVYEDEEERILERAETLDKESL
- a CDS encoding glycoside hydrolase family 1 protein, which translates into the protein MYKFPKDFLWGSASAAYQIEGAHDVDGKGVSNWDEFVKIPGKTFKGTTGDVAVDHYHRYKEDIALMAEQGLKTYRFSIAWTRIFPNGKGEINQKGIEFYQNIIDECLKYGIEPMVTIFHWDLPQALVNEYGGFENIQIVDDFVNYATTLFKVFGKSVKYWITLNEQNIFTSLGWLTAQHPPGKFDDQKTFYQVNHHAFLAHAKTVLAYRELGFTGKIGASFAYTPSYALDCNPINAMSKMNYDDLKNYWWLDVYAYGEYPRAAMRYLEKKGVAPMVTEEEKRVLKLAAQEIDFMGVNYYQSCVCEYNPLDGVTPYGVMNTTGKKGSGQVVGIPGVYKNPANQFLKTTDWDWTIDPMGLTFLCKEITSRYRLPIMISENGLGAFDKLEEDNSIHDAYRIEYIKEHLKALAVAIDEGCEVLAYCTWSFTDLLSWLNGYQKRYGFVYVDRNEESGSLDRYKKDSFYWYQEVIATNGESLDK